The genomic segment GTCTAGCTCGGTGGTTTCGACGCGCGCGGCGCCTAGCACGGCGTTCAGTTCGTCAACCGTGCCATAGGCCTCGATACGGGGGGAATCCTTGCGGACCCGTGGACCGCCAAACAGGCCGGTTTCGCCTTGATCGCCGGTTTTGG from the Pirellulales bacterium genome contains:
- a CDS encoding ATP:cob(I)alamin adenosyltransferase, which encodes MKIYTKTGDQGETGLFGGPRVRKDSPRIEAYGTVDELNAVLGAARVETTELD